A single genomic interval of Bos taurus isolate L1 Dominette 01449 registration number 42190680 breed Hereford chromosome 6, ARS-UCD2.0, whole genome shotgun sequence harbors:
- the NKX6-1 gene encoding homeobox protein Nkx-6.1: MLAVGAMEGPRQSAFLLSSPPLAALHSMAEMKTPLYPAAYPPLPAGPPSSSSSSSSSSSPSPPLGAHNPGNLKPPAAGGLSALGSPPQQLSAATPHGINDILSRPSMPVASGAALPSASPSGSSSSSSSSSTSASAAAAAAAAAAAAASSPAGLLAGLPRFSSLSPPPPPPGLYFSPSAAAVAAVGRYPKPLAELPGRTPIFWPGVMQSPPWRDARLACTPHQGSILLDKDGKRKHTRPTFSGQQIFALEKTFEQTKYLAGPERARLAYSLGMTESQVKVWFQNRRTKWRKKHAAEMATAKKKQDSETERLKGASENEEEDDDYNKPLDPNSDDEKITQLLKKHKSSGGGGGGGLLLHASETEGSS; encoded by the exons ATGTTAGCGGTGGGGGCGATGGAGGGCCCCCGGCAGAGCGCGTTCCTGCTCAGCAGCCCGCCCCTGGccgccctgcacagcatggcagaaatgaagacccCGCTGTACCCCGCCGCCTACCCCCCGCTGCCCGCCGGCCCCCCCTCTTCCTCgtcctcctcgtcctcctcgTCGTCTCCCTCCCCGCCTTTGGGCGCTCACAACCCGGGCAACCTGAAGCCCCCGGCCGCGGGGGGGCTCTCGGCCCTGGGCAGCCCCCCGCAGCAGCTCTCGGCCGCCACCCCGCACGGCATCAACGACATCCTGAGCCGGCCCTCCATGCCGGTGGCCTCAGGGGCCGCCCTGCCTTCCGCCTCGCCCTCTGGgtcctcctcatcctcctcttCCTCGTCCACCTCCGCTTCGGCTGCTGCGGCCGCAGCCGCAGCggcggccgccgccgcctcgTCGCCAGCGGGGCTCCTGGCCGGCCTGCCCCGTTTCAGCAGCCTgagcccgccgccgccgccgcccgggctCTACTTCAGCCCCAGCGCCGCGGCCGTGGCCGCCGTGGGTCGGTACCCGAAGCCGCTCGCCGAGCTGCCCGGACGGACGCCTATCTTCTGGCCGGGAGTGATGCAGAGCCCACCCTGGAGGGACGCCCGCCTGGCCTGCACCCCTC ATCAAGGATCCATCTTGTTGGACAAAGATGGGAAGAGGAAACACACGAGACCCACGTTCTCGGGCCAGCAGATCTTTGCCCTGGAGAAGACTTTCGAACAAACGAAATACTTGGCGGGGCCCGAGAGGGCTCGCTTGGCCTATTCGTTGGGGATGACGGAGAGTCAGGTCAAG GTCTGGTTCCAGAACCGCCGGACCAAGTGGAGGAAGAAGCATGCAGCCGAGATGGCCACGGCCAAGAAGAAGCAGGACTCGGAGACCGAGCGGCTGAAAGGGGCCTCGGAGAACGAGGAGGAGGACGACGACTACAACAAGCCCCTGGACCCTAACTCGGACGACGAGAAAATCACGCAGCTGCTGAAGAAGCACAAGtcgagcggcggcggcggcggcggcgggctcCTGCTGCACGCGTCCGAGACCGAGGGCTCGTCCTGA